In a single window of the Terriglobus roseus genome:
- a CDS encoding DUF72 domain-containing protein, translating into MSPHLATGSTHIGISGWRYQGWRGSFYPPGLPRRLELQHASRIFNSIEINGTHYSLLRPSSFEQWRDATPDGFTFALKGSRFITHMLKLRGAEGALANFFAQGVLALGPKMGPILWQFAPRFAFDAERLSTFFDLLPRTTTDVAALAHEHGPRLKGRAFTEALVKQPVRHCIEIRHDSFVCPEFIALLRKHNIGLVVADTVEWPLLFDVTSDFVYCRLHGSEELYASGYGDAALDTWAKRVVRWAHGEEAEDETASSRLHGHHASPTPARKRQKRDVFVYFDNDAKVHAPYDAQALQRRVEKLHTAKK; encoded by the coding sequence ATGTCACCTCACCTTGCGACTGGCAGTACGCATATCGGCATCTCGGGCTGGCGCTACCAAGGCTGGCGTGGATCGTTTTACCCGCCCGGACTGCCACGGCGGCTGGAGCTGCAGCACGCATCGCGCATCTTCAACTCCATTGAAATCAATGGGACACACTACTCGCTGCTACGGCCGTCCAGCTTCGAGCAGTGGCGGGACGCGACGCCTGACGGATTCACGTTCGCCCTCAAGGGGTCGCGTTTCATCACGCACATGCTAAAGCTGCGCGGAGCTGAGGGTGCGCTGGCAAACTTCTTCGCGCAGGGCGTCCTTGCGCTTGGACCGAAGATGGGTCCGATCCTGTGGCAATTCGCGCCTCGCTTTGCGTTCGACGCCGAGCGGCTGAGTACGTTCTTCGACCTGCTGCCTCGGACTACGACCGATGTGGCAGCACTGGCGCACGAACACGGTCCCCGCCTGAAAGGCCGCGCCTTCACCGAGGCGCTGGTGAAGCAGCCGGTTCGTCACTGCATCGAGATCCGGCACGACAGCTTTGTATGCCCGGAGTTCATTGCGCTGCTGCGCAAGCACAATATCGGGCTGGTCGTCGCAGATACCGTGGAGTGGCCGCTGCTCTTCGATGTGACATCGGACTTCGTCTACTGCCGTCTGCACGGCTCCGAAGAGCTCTATGCCAGCGGCTACGGCGACGCAGCACTCGATACCTGGGCGAAGCGCGTCGTTCGGTGGGCGCACGGCGAAGAAGCCGAAGACGAGACCGCCTCCAGCAGGCTGCATGGACATCACGCGAGCCCGACACCGGCGCGCAAGCGGCAGAAGCGGGATGTCTTTGTTTACTTCGACAATGATGCGAAGGTGCATGCACCGTACGACGCGCAGGCCCTGCAACGCCGCGTGGAGAAGCTGCACACTGCAAAGAAGTAG